The Klebsiella sp. RHBSTW-00484 genome includes a window with the following:
- a CDS encoding ISNCY-like element ISKpn21 family transposase, with protein MSAESSGVFTLKEINRIKIIQDVIERRITTRRAAEHLGISDRQCRRLLARYREGGPLGMASRRCGMRGNRQLPPGLADQALELIKTRYADFGPTLAREKLEELHGLFLGKETVRRIMVRAGLWVPRKQRAARIPQPRYRRPCTGELIQIDGCDHDWFEGRGPACTALVYVDDATSKLMELLFVKSESTFSYFEATRRYIDKHGKPLALYSDKAGVFRVNNKHATGGDGHTQFGRAMHELNIQTICAETSPAKGRVERAHLTLQDRLVKELRLQGICSMEAANDFAEAYMADYNRRFGKVPRHDFDVHRAVEHDEDLGLIFTVREKRKVSKSLTIQYDKMLYLIEDSELSRRAIGKYIDVYHYPDGRKELRLNGTLLPYSTYDRLSEIDQGAIVDNKRLGRTLEFISLVQSKRDNTRSQSIPAGDGPSRRRPKQEGKKSQRSLDNDDMLEALKQLQSRSEDIFGKRAR; from the coding sequence ATGAGCGCAGAAAGCTCAGGAGTGTTTACTTTGAAAGAGATCAACCGGATCAAGATTATACAGGACGTCATTGAACGTCGCATCACAACGCGCCGTGCGGCCGAGCACCTCGGTATCAGCGACAGGCAATGCCGCAGACTTCTTGCCCGTTACCGTGAAGGCGGACCGCTTGGTATGGCCAGCAGACGATGTGGCATGCGTGGTAACCGCCAGTTGCCACCCGGGCTCGCAGATCAGGCTCTGGAACTGATCAAGACGCGTTATGCTGATTTCGGTCCGACTCTGGCGCGTGAAAAGCTCGAAGAACTCCACGGACTGTTTCTTGGCAAAGAAACTGTCCGGCGCATCATGGTGCGGGCTGGCTTATGGGTTCCCCGTAAACAACGTGCCGCAAGGATCCCTCAACCACGGTACCGGCGTCCGTGTACTGGTGAGCTGATACAAATAGATGGCTGTGATCACGACTGGTTTGAAGGCCGTGGCCCGGCCTGCACCGCGCTGGTCTATGTTGATGATGCAACCAGCAAACTGATGGAACTGTTGTTTGTTAAATCGGAGTCCACGTTTTCTTACTTCGAAGCCACGCGGCGCTATATCGATAAGCATGGTAAACCGCTGGCACTGTACAGCGATAAAGCCGGTGTTTTTCGTGTTAACAATAAACACGCCACAGGCGGAGACGGGCATACTCAGTTTGGGCGAGCCATGCATGAACTGAACATCCAGACTATCTGTGCAGAAACCAGTCCCGCCAAAGGGCGTGTAGAACGAGCTCACCTCACTTTACAGGATCGTCTGGTCAAAGAGCTGCGGTTACAGGGCATTTGTTCAATGGAGGCTGCAAATGACTTCGCTGAGGCCTATATGGCTGACTATAACCGCCGTTTTGGCAAAGTACCGCGACATGATTTTGACGTACACCGTGCTGTAGAACATGATGAGGACCTGGGGCTTATTTTCACTGTTCGTGAAAAACGTAAAGTCTCAAAATCGTTGACGATACAATATGATAAAATGTTGTACCTGATTGAAGACAGCGAACTGAGTCGCCGTGCAATAGGTAAATATATCGATGTGTATCACTATCCTGATGGCAGAAAAGAGCTGCGCCTGAACGGTACGCTACTTCCCTACTCTACCTACGACCGACTGTCAGAAATCGACCAGGGCGCGATTGTCGATAACAAGCGTCTTGGCCGAACCCTGGAGTTTATCAGTCTGGTGCAGAGCAAGCGGGATAACACGCGCTCTCAGTCAATTCCCGCTGGAGATGGCCCTTCCCGACGACGGCCAAAGCAGGAAGGGAAGAAATCCCAGCGCTCACTGGATAATGATGACATGCTCGAAGCACTCAAA